From a region of the Clupea harengus chromosome 9, Ch_v2.0.2, whole genome shotgun sequence genome:
- the serpini1 gene encoding neuroserpin, protein MMLPLGLLPLLLLWGSGCRATDVPEDVTAEFSVRLYHQLQATGGDDNIIFSPLSVALGLGMVQLGARGGSLAEIRQAMGYSHFRDDEELSLLRNLTQALSVREEQYVLKLANSLFLQQGVHFNPDFLHLMKKYFRAEVQTVDFGESAAVAERINSWVENHTESKIRELLSADDFSSVTRLTLVNAIYFRGSWKNQFRPENTRTFSFSKDDGSEVQTLMMYQQGDFYYGEFSDGSTEAGGVYQVLEMPYEGEDMGMMIVLPRQEVPLATLEPIIKAPLLEEWANNVKRQKVEVYLPRFKVEQKIDLRDTLQELGIKNIFTKDADLSGITTDMADGKDLFIGKAVQKAYLEVSEEGAEGAAGSGMIALTRNLVLYPQVMADHPFFFIIRSRKTGSIIFMGRVLSPEVIESSIQDFDAV, encoded by the exons ATGATGCTTCCTCTTGGACTCCTGCCTCTGCTCTTGCTGTGGGGGTCTGGTTGTCGGGCAACGGACGTTCCCGAGGATGTGACCGCCGAGTTCTCTGTCAGACTGTACCACCAGCTGCAGGCCACGGGGGGAGACGACAACATCATCTTCTCCCCCCTGAGCGTGGCGCTGGGCCTGGGCATGGTGCAGCTGGGGGCCAGAGGAGGCTCCTTGGCGGAGATCCGACAGGCCATGGGCTACAGCCACTTCAGAGACg acGAGGAGCTCTCCCTCCTGCGGAACCTGACCCAGGCGCTGTCGGTCCGTGAGGAGCAGTACGTGCTGAAGCTGGCCAACTCCCTCTTCCTGCAGCAGGGCGTCCACTTCAACCCCGACTTCCTCCACCTCATGAAGAAATACTTCCGGGCCGAGGTCCAGACGGTGGACTTCGGGGAGTCGGCAGCTGTGGCCGAGCGCATCAACAGCTGGGTGGAGAACCACACCGAGa GCAAAATCCGGGAGCTCCTGTCGGCGGACGACTTCAGCAGCGTGACGCGGCTGACGCTGGTCAACGCCATCTACTTCCGGGGCAGCTGGAAGAACCAGTTCAGACCGGAGAACACACGCACCTTCTCCTTCAGCAAGGATGACGGCAGCGAGGTCCAGACCCTCATGATGTACCAGCAAGGAGACTTCTACTACG GAGAGTTCAGTGACGGCAGCACAGAAGCTGGAGGTGTGTACCAGGTGCTGGAGATGCCCTACGAAGGTGAAGACATGGGCATGATGATTGTGCTGCCCAGGCAGGAGGTGCCACTGGCAACCCTGGAGCCCATCATCAAAGCCCCTCTGCTGGAGGAGTGGGCCAACAATGTCAAGAGGCAGAAGGTGGAGGTCTACCTGCCTAG gttcAAGGTGGAGCAGAAGATTGACCTGCGGGACACACTGCAGGAGTTGGGCATCAAGAACATTTTCACCAAGGATGCAGACCTCTCTGGCATAACCACTGACATGGCCG ATGGGAAGGATCTGTTCATCGGGAAGGCTGTGCAGAAGGCGTACCTGGAGGTGTCAGAGGAGGGGGCTGAGGGTGCTGCAGGATCAG GTATGATTGCGCTCACAAGGAATCTAGTGCTATACCCCCAGGTTATGGCAGACCAccccttcttcttcatcattaGAAGCAGAAAGACAG ggtCCATTATTTTCATGGGTAGAGTCTTGAGCCCTGAAGTCATCGAATCCAGCATTCAGGACTTCGACGCCGTCTAA